In Poecilia reticulata strain Guanapo linkage group LG1, Guppy_female_1.0+MT, whole genome shotgun sequence, one genomic interval encodes:
- the LOC103474234 gene encoding uncharacterized protein LOC103474234: MALPADGSPTLEGHPDNGKKHGKVWLNEADVVSKDHGEELRYSSAPQSVDCSTSFSGDEVGNEDQDDLXPEKSRPIGTLQHHQVGLEEDAVSLTSGHSRKTTQKVDSAKEDDPPSKLSSGAVLLSSFKFTSGLEKKQESILRPEKSRPITTLQRHEVGLEEKGASLTSRRARRITDMVYAVKQEDPPSKLSFGTVLPSSFNFTSGLDKQEEPILRPEDSGPIGISQQPLGGWKNLVASLTFGRTRRATKKVDTAKADDPSSKPSHQVGLKEDAAHVTSVIGINGKRRKDSDXEEQPPTKRIRXNQADDXLPSKRTRDTVAKEEPPAKRTKVGLPPSGDLFSAFRGRPLAEKDFPAKRTRDSVAKEEPPAKRTRDSVAKEEPPAKRTRDSVANVLKSCKDAGLSPPVLRPSCKMARKRPILSSPVLSPSPLTHCEDPIMSPRVFSPPPRMLCDTEEDPKPSTSSGITAXESSRHVWFRPRYVXSSDSE; encoded by the coding sequence ATGGCGCTTCCAGCAGATGGATCCCCAACGTTGGAGGGACATCCAGACAACGGTAAGAAACACGGTAAGGTGTGGTTAAATGAAGCCGATGTGGTTTCTAAAGACCATGGAGAGGAGTTGAGGTATAGTTCAGCTCCCCAGTCTGTAGACTGTTCTACCAGCTTTAGTGGAGACGAGGTAGGTAATGAAGACCAGGATGACTTGYGTCCAGAGAAGTCCAGACCTATCGGTACCCTGCAACATCATCAAGTAGGTTTGGAAGAGGACGCTGTTTCTTTGACTTCTGGTCACTCCAGGAAAACTACACAGAAAGTGGATTCTGCGAAGGAGGACGACCCACCATCAAAGCTTAGTTCTGGTGCCGTGCTTCTTTCCAGCTTTAAATTCACATCTGGACTTGAGAAAAAGCAAGAGTCAATTTTGCGTCCAGAGAAGTCCAGACCTATCACTACCTTGCAACGTCATGAGGTAGGTTTGGAAGAGAAGGGGGCTTCTTTGACTTCCAGACGCGCCAGAAGAATAACGGATATGGTGTATGCTGTGAAGCAGGAAGACCCACCATCAAAGCTTAGTTTTGGTACCGTGCTTCCTTCcagctttaatttcacatcTGGACTTGACAAACAGGAAGAGCCAATTTTGCGTCCAGAGGACTCCGGACCAATTGGTATCTCACAACAACCTCTGGGGGGCTGGAAAAATTTAGTGGCTTCTTTGACTTTTGGCCGCACCAGAAGAGCTACAAAGAAGGTGGATACTGCAAAGGCCGACGACCCTTCATCAAAACCTAGTCATCAGGTAGGTTTGAAAGAGGACGCGGCTCATGTGACATCTGTGATTGGCATAAACGGGAAGAGGAGAAAGGAYAGTGATSCTGAAGAGCAGCCCCCAACCAAGAGGATCAGGRAGAACCAAGCTGATGATRAGCTCCCCTCCAAGAGGACTAGGGACACTGTTGCTAAAGAGGAGCCCCCTGCCAAGAGGACCAAGGTCGGTCTTCCTCCAAGTGGTGATCTCTTTTCAGCTTTTCGGGGRCGTCCTCTTGCTGAAAAGGACTTCCCTGCCAAGAGGACCAGGGACAGTGTTGCTAAAGAGGAGCCCCCTGCCAAGAGGACCAGGGACAGTGTTGCTAAAGAGGAGCCCCCTGCCAAGAGGACCAGGGACAGTGTTGCTAACGTGTTGAAATCGTGTAAGGATGCTGGACTGTCACCCCCCGTCCTCAGACCCTCTTGTAAAATGGCGCGTAAACGTCCTATTTTGTCATCCCCCGTCCTCAGTCCCTCACCATTGACGCACTGTGAAGATCCCATTATGTCACCCCGTGTTTTCAGTCCCCCACCAAGGATGCTATGTGACACGGAAGAGGACCCAAAACCTTCAACATCTAGTGGAATTACAGCARGAGAGAGTTCCAGACACGTGTGGTTTAGACCTCGCTACGTCYCGTCAAGTGACTCTGAGTAG